A single region of the Erythrobacter sp. genome encodes:
- the nagZ gene encoding beta-N-acetylhexosaminidase — protein MTPAIFGCSGPELTADERAFFREADPAGYILFGRNCVSREQLRALTDDLRALHGRDRLLISIDQEGGRVARLRPPHWGAYPAGEAFDRLYRIAPASAIQAARLSARAMALELSAMGITVDYHPPLDLRQPGAHDVIGDRAFGEDPAQVAAIGRAVLEGLAEGGVAGCIKHMPGHGRSMVDSHREMPTVRESAEELERDLAPFRALASQARIGMTGHLLFPVWDEANPATLSPTIISEVIRGSIGFDGLLLTDDIDMEALTDPIPERSARAIAAGCDAVLNCWAKMDDMIGICEALPAMSDRALARLDHALEDTRLAETVADEHGELLAQRDALLALAGEAA, from the coding sequence ATGACCCCGGCGATTTTCGGATGTTCCGGACCTGAACTCACCGCCGACGAGCGCGCCTTCTTCCGCGAGGCGGACCCGGCGGGCTACATCCTGTTCGGCCGCAATTGCGTCTCGCGCGAGCAGTTGCGCGCGCTGACTGACGACCTGCGCGCCCTCCACGGACGCGACCGCCTGCTCATCTCGATCGACCAGGAAGGCGGCCGGGTCGCCCGGCTGCGCCCGCCGCATTGGGGCGCCTATCCGGCAGGCGAGGCGTTCGACCGGCTCTATCGGATCGCCCCGGCAAGCGCGATCCAGGCCGCCCGTTTGAGCGCGCGGGCGATGGCGCTCGAACTCTCCGCAATGGGCATCACGGTCGACTACCACCCGCCGCTCGACCTGCGCCAGCCCGGCGCGCACGATGTCATCGGCGACCGCGCTTTCGGCGAGGACCCGGCGCAGGTCGCCGCGATCGGGCGCGCGGTGCTCGAAGGGCTGGCCGAAGGCGGCGTCGCGGGCTGCATCAAGCATATGCCCGGCCACGGTCGTTCGATGGTGGATTCGCACCGCGAAATGCCCACCGTCCGCGAAAGCGCCGAGGAACTGGAGCGCGACCTCGCCCCGTTCCGCGCTCTCGCCTCGCAGGCGCGGATCGGAATGACCGGGCACCTGCTGTTTCCCGTCTGGGACGAAGCGAACCCCGCGACGCTTTCGCCGACGATCATTTCCGAGGTGATCCGCGGCTCGATCGGCTTCGACGGTCTCCTGCTGACCGACGACATCGACATGGAGGCGCTCACCGACCCCATCCCCGAGCGTTCCGCCCGCGCGATCGCGGCGGGCTGCGACGCGGTGCTCAATTGCTGGGCGAAGATGGACGACATGATCGGTATCTGCGAGGCGCTTCCCGCGATGAGCGACAGGGCGCTCGCCCGGCTCGACCATGCTCTCGAAGACACGCGGTTGGCCGAGACGGTGGCGGATGAGCACGGCGAGCTTCTGGCCCAGCGCGACGCGCTGCTCGCGCTTGCCGGGGAGGCGGCATGA
- a CDS encoding SPOR domain-containing protein: MRRRPLADPERDWGMEEKVRDKVMVEAEFEEIEDDGEELALTGDDSLPWLESDEDDEDAGGIDTAQVIGFAAILLAILVLVVGGIWYFAGRGGEGEFVADGSTIEAPDTPVKVKPDDPGGKEFEGTGNVAPVVGEGQTREGRVATDEPAPTPAPTASEPAPAPQPAVETGGVAVQLAAYSSRARAQQGWNELARRTEALSGVRYRVVEGRIDIGTVYRLQAMASDRASADALCAALKADGLDCQVKP; encoded by the coding sequence GTGAGGCGCCGCCCCCTCGCCGACCCGGAACGGGACTGGGGGATGGAAGAAAAGGTGCGCGACAAGGTGATGGTCGAGGCGGAATTCGAAGAGATCGAGGACGACGGCGAGGAGCTGGCGCTGACCGGCGACGACAGTCTGCCGTGGCTCGAATCCGACGAGGACGACGAGGATGCTGGCGGCATCGACACCGCGCAGGTGATCGGCTTCGCGGCGATCCTGCTCGCCATTCTCGTGCTGGTCGTGGGCGGCATCTGGTATTTCGCGGGCCGCGGCGGCGAGGGTGAATTCGTCGCTGACGGCAGCACGATCGAAGCGCCCGACACGCCTGTGAAAGTGAAGCCGGACGATCCCGGCGGCAAGGAATTCGAAGGCACGGGCAATGTCGCCCCGGTGGTGGGCGAGGGCCAGACCCGCGAGGGCCGGGTCGCGACCGATGAACCCGCGCCGACGCCTGCACCCACCGCCAGCGAACCGGCACCCGCGCCCCAGCCGGCGGTCGAAACGGGCGGGGTCGCGGTCCAGCTCGCCGCCTATTCGAGCCGCGCGCGCGCGCAGCAGGGCTGGAACGAGCTCGCCCGCCGCACCGAAGCGCTTTCCGGCGTGCGTTACCGCGTGGTCGAAGGGCGGATCGATATCGGCACGGTCTATCGCCTCCAGGCCATGGCAAGCGACCGGGCGAGCGCCGATGCGCTGTGCGCCGCGCTCAAGGCCGACGGGCTCGATTGCCAGGTCAAGCCCTGA